Proteins from a genomic interval of Micromonospora sp. NBC_00389:
- a CDS encoding PPK2 family polyphosphate kinase gives MSAPQQAQIVAPVGGSVRELLRVTAPVDLGAIDPRSTPGLPASEVTGERRKAWAREQVELVGGELGRQQEMLFAMAKAGSDGPARRVLLVLQAMDCGGKDGTIKRVAGAMNPLGLHIRSFGPPTPQELRHDFLWRIRRALPPPGYVGMFNRSHYEDVLIARVGSLVPEATWRARYDDINSFERELTDGGVTLVKVMLHISYAEQGGRLLERLTDPRKHWKYNPSDVDSRALWDDYQAAYAEALSRCGTDAAPWFVVPADRKWYRDWAVAHLLRETFDTLDLGYPAADFDVAHERERLCAGDAGAGGTPEMNSR, from the coding sequence ATGAGCGCACCCCAGCAAGCGCAGATCGTGGCGCCCGTCGGCGGCTCCGTGCGGGAGTTGCTGCGGGTCACCGCACCGGTGGATCTCGGCGCGATCGACCCCCGGTCCACGCCCGGTCTGCCGGCGTCGGAGGTGACCGGGGAGCGCCGCAAGGCCTGGGCCCGCGAGCAGGTGGAGTTGGTCGGCGGCGAGTTGGGCCGCCAGCAGGAGATGCTCTTCGCGATGGCCAAGGCCGGGTCGGACGGGCCGGCGCGTCGGGTGCTGCTGGTGCTCCAGGCGATGGACTGCGGCGGTAAGGACGGCACGATCAAGCGGGTGGCGGGCGCGATGAACCCGCTGGGCCTGCACATCCGCTCGTTCGGTCCGCCGACCCCGCAGGAGCTGCGGCACGACTTCCTGTGGCGGATCCGACGGGCGCTGCCGCCACCGGGGTACGTCGGGATGTTCAACCGGTCCCACTACGAGGACGTGCTGATCGCCCGGGTCGGCTCGCTGGTGCCGGAGGCCACCTGGCGGGCCCGCTATGACGACATCAACTCCTTCGAGCGGGAGCTCACCGATGGCGGGGTGACCCTGGTCAAGGTGATGCTGCACATCTCCTACGCCGAGCAGGGCGGGCGGCTGCTGGAGCGGCTCACCGACCCGCGCAAGCACTGGAAGTACAACCCGTCGGACGTCGACTCCCGGGCTCTCTGGGACGACTACCAGGCCGCGTACGCCGAGGCGCTGAGCCGGTGCGGCACGGACGCCGCGCCGTGGTTCGTGGTGCCGGCGGACCGCAAGTGGTACCGGGACTGGGCGGTGGCCCACCTGTTGCGGGAGACGTTCGACACGCTTGATCTGGGGTATCCGGCTGCCGATTTCGACGTGGCGCACGAGCGGGAGCGGCTCTGTGCTGGGGACGCGGGGGCGGGTGGGACGCCCGAGATGAACAGCAGGTGA
- a CDS encoding AI-2E family transporter produces the protein MLSDLSSWAGRFLCQEVRLSRFERVRGRLRRAYQSGRDSVRADRSASSDVPEPVGVASPAVPGPAAPPTATVVGAEPPVDVHSSTSSRDDADVPHGLRIAAAWCWRLIVIGVVAWALLRIVGTVKIVIIPLAIALLLSALLAPAVGWLLRARLPRSLATAVVLVGGLAAVIGTLTLVVNEFIRGVPELSEKSSEGVRQIQNWLKTGPLHVSDNQLDRYIDEAQGWINDNTSKFTSGALSTAATLAEVLTGTLLVLFATFFFLRDGSRIWRFLVRLLPVAARWKVDDAGRASWQTLVAYVRATVLVAFIDAVGIGIFLVIFDIPFAFPLAALVFLGAFIPIVGAALSGGVAVLVALVDSGPVTALIILGVVIGVQQLEGHVLQPLIMGRAVALHPLAVIIGIAAGVVLAGITGALVSVPLIAVLNTAVRRLAARTVPDTPPDAVVVAAQAP, from the coding sequence ATGCTGTCCGACCTGTCGTCGTGGGCGGGCCGGTTTCTCTGCCAGGAGGTGCGCTTGAGCCGCTTCGAGCGGGTACGCGGGCGGCTCCGCCGCGCCTACCAGTCAGGACGGGACTCGGTACGCGCCGATCGGAGCGCGTCGAGCGACGTCCCGGAGCCCGTCGGGGTGGCCTCGCCCGCCGTGCCGGGGCCCGCCGCGCCGCCGACGGCCACGGTCGTCGGCGCGGAACCTCCGGTGGACGTGCACAGCTCGACCTCCAGCCGCGACGACGCCGACGTCCCGCACGGGCTGCGGATCGCCGCCGCCTGGTGCTGGCGGCTGATCGTGATCGGCGTGGTGGCCTGGGCGCTGCTCCGGATCGTCGGCACGGTCAAGATCGTGATCATTCCGCTGGCCATCGCGCTACTGCTCTCGGCGCTGCTCGCGCCGGCGGTGGGCTGGCTGTTGCGGGCCCGGCTGCCCCGGTCGCTGGCGACGGCGGTGGTGCTGGTCGGTGGCCTGGCGGCGGTGATCGGCACGCTCACCCTGGTGGTCAACGAGTTCATCCGGGGAGTGCCGGAGCTGAGCGAGAAGTCCTCGGAGGGCGTCCGGCAGATCCAGAACTGGCTGAAGACGGGCCCGCTGCACGTCTCCGACAACCAGCTCGACCGCTACATCGACGAGGCGCAGGGCTGGATCAACGACAACACCTCGAAGTTCACCAGCGGCGCGCTGAGCACCGCCGCCACGCTGGCCGAGGTGTTGACCGGCACGCTGCTGGTGCTCTTCGCCACGTTCTTCTTCCTGCGCGACGGCAGCCGGATCTGGCGCTTCCTGGTCCGGCTGCTGCCGGTGGCCGCCCGGTGGAAGGTCGACGACGCCGGCCGAGCCTCCTGGCAGACGCTGGTCGCCTACGTCCGGGCGACGGTGCTGGTCGCCTTCATCGACGCGGTCGGCATCGGCATCTTCCTGGTCATCTTCGACATTCCGTTCGCCTTCCCGCTGGCCGCGCTGGTCTTCCTTGGCGCGTTCATCCCGATCGTCGGTGCGGCGCTCTCCGGCGGCGTGGCGGTACTGGTGGCGCTGGTCGACAGCGGCCCGGTCACCGCGTTGATCATCCTGGGCGTGGTGATCGGCGTGCAGCAGTTGGAGGGGCACGTGCTCCAGCCGCTGATCATGGGACGGGCGGTGGCCCTCCACCCGCTCGCGGTGATCATCGGTATTGCCGCCGGGGTGGTGCTCGCCGGGATCACCGGCGCGCTGGTCTCCGTGCCGCTGATCGCGGTGCTGAACACCGCGGTCCGCAGGCTGGCCGCCCGGACGGTCCCGGACACCCCGCCGGACGCCGTGGTCGTCGCCGCACAGGCTCCCTGA
- a CDS encoding GroES family chaperonin, translated as MTADQDLDAGLPIRLLHDRVLVRMEGSEGERRSTAGIVIPATATVGKRLAWATAVGVGPNVRAIVSGDRVLFDPDDRSEVELHGRGYVLLRERDVHAVAAERVDNDSTGLYL; from the coding sequence GTGACCGCCGACCAGGATCTCGACGCCGGCCTGCCGATCCGCCTGCTGCACGACCGGGTGCTGGTACGGATGGAGGGCAGCGAAGGCGAGCGCCGCTCCACCGCCGGCATCGTCATCCCGGCGACCGCCACGGTCGGCAAGCGCCTCGCCTGGGCCACCGCCGTCGGAGTGGGGCCGAACGTCCGCGCCATCGTCTCCGGCGACCGAGTGCTCTTCGACCCGGACGACCGCTCCGAGGTCGAGCTGCACGGCCGTGGGTACGTGCTGCTGCGAGAGCGGGACGTGCACGCCGTGGCCGCCGAGCGCGTCGACAACGACTCCACCGGCCTCTACCTCTGA
- a CDS encoding Gfo/Idh/MocA family protein, whose amino-acid sequence MTRWGILATGHIASRFAEDLRLVPDAELVAVGSRAADSAQRFAERHDVKRAYASWVELAADPEVDVIYVATPHAAHYEAAMTCLTAGRPVLLEKPFTLDLATSAELVDTARAAGTFLMEAMWMRTNPMILRMVQLIAEGAIGTVSSVRADFGVSGPFPAEHRMRAAALGGGALLDLGVYPISLAHLLLGVPQQIRSWAQLGPEGTDENTGILFGYDTGALATLSCGMVGSSGQTASITGTAGRIDLAEPFFRPGSLVLHRDGAEPETITADTVGNGYQYEAIEVQRCLAAGLTESPLVPHATTLEVMALLDAVREQIGVRYA is encoded by the coding sequence ATGACTCGTTGGGGCATCCTGGCCACCGGCCACATCGCCAGCCGTTTCGCCGAAGACCTCCGGTTGGTGCCGGACGCCGAACTGGTCGCGGTCGGCTCCCGCGCCGCCGACAGCGCGCAGCGCTTCGCCGAGAGGCACGACGTTAAGCGCGCCTACGCCTCCTGGGTGGAGTTGGCCGCCGACCCCGAGGTGGACGTGATCTACGTGGCCACCCCGCACGCCGCGCACTACGAGGCGGCCATGACCTGCCTGACCGCCGGGCGCCCGGTGCTGCTGGAGAAGCCGTTCACCCTCGACCTGGCCACCAGCGCCGAGTTGGTGGACACCGCCCGTGCCGCCGGGACCTTCCTCATGGAGGCCATGTGGATGCGGACCAACCCGATGATCCTGCGGATGGTGCAGCTGATCGCGGAGGGCGCGATCGGCACGGTGAGCAGCGTCCGGGCCGACTTCGGGGTGTCCGGGCCGTTCCCGGCGGAGCACCGCATGCGGGCCGCGGCGCTGGGCGGGGGCGCCCTGCTCGACCTGGGGGTCTACCCGATCAGTCTGGCCCACCTGCTGCTCGGTGTGCCGCAGCAGATCCGGTCCTGGGCGCAGCTCGGCCCGGAGGGGACGGACGAGAACACCGGCATCCTGTTCGGCTACGACACCGGCGCGCTGGCCACCCTGAGCTGCGGCATGGTCGGGTCGAGCGGGCAGACCGCCTCGATCACGGGCACCGCGGGTCGGATCGACCTGGCGGAGCCGTTCTTCCGGCCGGGTTCGCTGGTCCTGCACCGCGACGGCGCCGAGCCGGAGACGATCACCGCCGACACGGTCGGTAACGGCTACCAGTACGAGGCGATCGAGGTGCAGCGCTGCCTGGCCGCCGGGCTGACCGAGAGCCCGCTGGTGCCGCACGCCACCACGCTTGAGGTGATGGCCCTGCTGGACGCCGTACGCGAGCAGATCGGCGTGCGGTACGCGTGA
- a CDS encoding ATP-dependent DNA helicase, translating into MGAARVGHDGYRRTVTPPRTATGSATPSARAGSRRRGARPSGTELLAAAVGAVPGGAARPGQQQMTTAIEECVTSGEHLLVQAGTGTGKSLAYLAPALTVDGPVVVSTATLALQSQLVDHDLPRLADAVEPLLGRRPTFAVLKGRHHYLCLARLDNSTEEEPEDTLFDTPAARPGGGTKWLGEAGRMGKQIERLRGWAEKTATGDRDELDPGVDDQAWRLVSMPARECVGATRCPFGAECFAEASRARAREADIVVTNHSLLAVDMLADRHIVPPHKLLIVDEAHELADRVSSAAQAELVPDLIDRSTRRARPLLRPETAESLTAAGDALAVGLAEAPAGRITAGLPAPLREACTLLDAATRAALDAIGEVKSDDPDPVRKQQAKAALDELSTTAQRLLEEAEHDVAWVEKNDSGSRRALVVAPLSVAGTLATHLYDERTVVATSATLALGGRFDTVARALGLDAPPVPASPAAAALAARTGPGRPAAETPGRRLADDAIPGATIPATEGPGWRSLDVGSFDYARQGILYVAAHLPRPSVSGLPEAAGEELIALVEAAGGRTLGLFSSRRAAQQAAELLRARTDLPVLLQGEEALPLLVRRFREERASCLFGVMSLWQGVDVPGDACQLVVIDRLPFPRPDEPLAAARAAAVDAGGGSGFAAVSVPIAAVRLAQGVGRLIRATGDRGVVAVLDSRLETARGYGPFLRRSLPPFWYTTRPEVARGALQRLATA; encoded by the coding sequence ATGGGCGCGGCCCGTGTCGGGCACGACGGGTACCGTCGCACGGTGACTCCGCCCCGCACCGCCACCGGTTCCGCCACCCCGTCGGCCCGTGCCGGGAGCCGGCGGCGGGGTGCCCGGCCCAGCGGCACCGAGCTGCTCGCGGCGGCGGTCGGCGCGGTGCCTGGCGGTGCTGCGCGCCCCGGCCAGCAGCAGATGACCACCGCGATCGAGGAGTGCGTGACCAGCGGCGAGCACCTGCTCGTCCAGGCGGGCACCGGCACCGGCAAGTCGCTGGCCTACCTCGCGCCGGCCCTCACCGTGGACGGCCCGGTGGTGGTCTCCACCGCCACCCTGGCGTTGCAGTCCCAGTTGGTCGACCACGACCTGCCCCGGCTGGCCGACGCGGTCGAGCCGCTGCTCGGCCGGCGGCCCACCTTCGCGGTGCTCAAGGGCCGCCACCACTACCTCTGCCTCGCGCGACTGGACAACTCCACAGAGGAGGAGCCGGAGGACACCCTCTTCGACACCCCGGCCGCCCGCCCCGGCGGCGGCACGAAATGGCTCGGCGAGGCGGGCCGGATGGGCAAGCAGATCGAGCGGCTGCGCGGCTGGGCGGAGAAGACCGCCACCGGCGACCGGGACGAGCTGGACCCGGGCGTTGACGACCAGGCCTGGCGGCTGGTCTCGATGCCGGCCCGGGAGTGCGTCGGGGCGACCCGCTGCCCGTTCGGGGCGGAGTGCTTCGCCGAGGCGTCGCGTGCACGGGCCCGCGAGGCCGACATCGTGGTGACCAACCACAGCCTGCTCGCGGTCGACATGCTGGCCGACCGGCACATCGTGCCGCCGCACAAGCTGCTCATCGTGGACGAGGCGCACGAGCTGGCCGACCGGGTCTCCTCGGCGGCCCAGGCGGAGCTGGTGCCGGATCTGATCGACCGGTCCACCCGGAGGGCCCGCCCGCTGCTGCGGCCGGAGACCGCCGAGTCGCTCACCGCGGCCGGCGACGCCCTCGCGGTCGGGCTGGCCGAGGCACCGGCTGGGCGGATCACCGCCGGGCTGCCGGCGCCGCTTCGCGAGGCGTGCACGCTGCTCGACGCGGCGACCCGCGCCGCGCTGGACGCGATCGGCGAGGTCAAATCCGACGATCCCGACCCGGTCCGCAAGCAGCAGGCCAAGGCGGCGTTGGACGAGCTCTCCACGACCGCGCAGCGGCTGCTGGAGGAGGCCGAGCACGACGTGGCCTGGGTGGAGAAGAACGACAGCGGCAGCCGGCGCGCACTGGTGGTCGCGCCGCTGTCGGTGGCCGGCACCCTCGCCACCCACCTGTACGACGAGCGCACCGTGGTCGCCACCTCGGCCACCCTGGCGCTCGGTGGCCGGTTCGACACGGTGGCCCGCGCCCTCGGGCTGGACGCGCCGCCGGTCCCGGCGTCCCCGGCCGCCGCCGCGCTGGCCGCCCGCACCGGCCCGGGCCGCCCGGCCGCCGAGACGCCGGGCCGCCGGCTGGCCGACGACGCCATCCCGGGTGCCACCATCCCGGCGACCGAAGGTCCGGGCTGGCGGTCGCTGGACGTGGGGTCGTTCGACTACGCCCGGCAGGGCATCCTGTACGTCGCGGCGCACCTGCCCCGGCCCAGCGTCTCCGGGCTGCCCGAGGCGGCCGGGGAGGAGCTGATCGCGCTGGTCGAGGCGGCCGGTGGGCGTACTCTTGGGCTCTTCTCCTCCCGGCGAGCCGCGCAGCAGGCGGCGGAGCTGCTGCGCGCGCGGACCGACCTGCCGGTGCTACTGCAGGGTGAGGAGGCGCTGCCGCTGCTGGTCCGCCGGTTCCGCGAGGAGCGCGCCAGCTGCCTGTTCGGCGTGATGTCGCTCTGGCAGGGAGTGGACGTGCCGGGCGATGCCTGCCAGCTCGTGGTCATCGACCGGCTGCCCTTCCCCCGGCCGGACGAGCCGCTGGCAGCGGCCCGCGCCGCAGCCGTGGACGCGGGCGGCGGCTCCGGCTTTGCCGCGGTCAGCGTGCCGATCGCGGCGGTCCGGCTGGCCCAGGGGGTGGGCCGGCTGATCCGGGCCACCGGCGACCGGGGGGTGGTCGCGGTGCTCGACTCCCGGCTGGAGACCGCCCGCGGTTACGGGCCGTTCCTGCGTCGTTCGCTGCCGCCGTTCTGGTACACCACCCGCCCCGAGGTGGCCCGCGGTGCGCTGCAACGCCTCGCCACCGCCTGA
- a CDS encoding inorganic phosphate transporter, producing the protein MTPELIAVLAVIAVALAFDYTNGFHDAANAIATSVSTRALTPRIALLLAAVGNFVGAHFGAGVAKTVGDGLVTLPTGVASLGVVFAGVLGAIAWNLITWYFGLPSSSSHALFGGLVGATLLSTGGIVQWATIGEKVILPMVLSPIVGLTLGYLLMLAILWLFRKGQPGKLNRGFRWAQTASAAAMSVGHGMQDAAKTMGIVVLALYTGGFQDDKSHIPGWVFWTSATMLALGTYAGGWRIIRTLGRKIIDLGPPEGFAAETVASAVLYFNALVLKAPISTTHTITSAIMGVGATKRLSAVRWNVAGNIVIAWIVTFPAAALIACLTYLLVRPLFG; encoded by the coding sequence GTGACCCCCGAACTCATCGCCGTGCTGGCGGTGATCGCGGTGGCCCTGGCGTTCGACTACACCAACGGCTTCCACGACGCCGCCAACGCGATCGCGACCAGCGTCTCCACCCGGGCGCTGACACCCAGGATCGCCCTGCTGCTCGCCGCCGTCGGCAACTTCGTCGGTGCCCACTTCGGAGCCGGGGTGGCCAAGACCGTCGGCGACGGCCTGGTCACCCTGCCCACCGGGGTCGCCAGCCTCGGGGTGGTCTTCGCCGGGGTGCTCGGCGCCATCGCCTGGAACCTGATCACCTGGTACTTCGGTCTGCCCTCGTCGTCGTCACACGCGCTCTTCGGCGGCCTGGTCGGCGCGACCCTGCTGTCCACCGGCGGCATCGTGCAGTGGGCCACCATCGGCGAGAAGGTCATCCTGCCGATGGTGCTCTCGCCGATCGTCGGTCTCACCCTCGGCTACCTGCTGATGCTGGCCATCCTCTGGCTGTTCCGGAAGGGGCAGCCGGGCAAGCTCAACCGGGGCTTCCGATGGGCGCAGACCGCCTCGGCGGCCGCCATGTCGGTCGGCCACGGCATGCAGGACGCCGCGAAGACCATGGGCATCGTGGTTCTCGCCCTGTACACGGGCGGCTTCCAGGACGACAAGTCCCACATCCCCGGCTGGGTGTTCTGGACCTCGGCGACGATGCTGGCGCTGGGCACGTACGCCGGCGGTTGGCGGATCATCCGCACCCTCGGCCGCAAGATCATCGATCTGGGCCCGCCGGAGGGCTTCGCCGCCGAGACGGTGGCCAGCGCGGTGCTCTACTTCAACGCCCTGGTGCTGAAGGCGCCGATCTCCACCACCCACACGATCACCTCGGCGATCATGGGCGTGGGCGCCACCAAGCGGCTCTCCGCGGTCCGCTGGAACGTCGCCGGCAACATCGTGATCGCCTGGATCGTCACGTTCCCGGCCGCCGCGCTGATCGCCTGCCTCACCTACCTGCTGGTCCGGCCGCTCTTCGGCTGA
- a CDS encoding DUF402 domain-containing protein: MPSDVVRVIYRKYDGSAHRDYPARRLAEDDLGVWLGVPAGTESVYHGRPSVEKIPFVLLVPRHAWWTGMFNPPPRTSEVYCDIATPARWESDDTVHLIDLDLDVVRRRATGLVELLDEDEFAEHRARYGYPEDVVVEAEAAARWLFGALGDGTEPFATSYRKWLALVV, translated from the coding sequence ATGCCGAGCGACGTGGTCCGAGTGATCTACCGCAAGTACGACGGCAGCGCCCACCGTGACTATCCCGCCCGCCGGCTCGCCGAGGACGACCTCGGCGTCTGGCTCGGCGTCCCCGCGGGCACCGAGTCGGTCTACCACGGCCGTCCGTCGGTGGAGAAGATCCCGTTCGTCCTGCTGGTGCCGCGCCACGCCTGGTGGACGGGCATGTTCAACCCGCCGCCGCGGACCAGCGAGGTCTACTGCGACATCGCCACCCCGGCCCGCTGGGAATCCGACGACACGGTCCATCTGATCGACCTGGACCTGGACGTGGTCCGGCGCCGGGCCACCGGCCTGGTGGAGCTGCTCGACGAGGACGAGTTCGCCGAGCACCGGGCCCGGTACGGCTACCCGGAGGACGTGGTGGTCGAGGCCGAGGCGGCGGCCCGGTGGCTGTTCGGCGCGCTCGGCGACGGCACCGAGCCGTTCGCCACCTCGTACCGCAAGTGGCTGGCCCTGGTGGTCTGA
- a CDS encoding PrsW family intramembrane metalloprotease translates to MRPNQPAGDGYADRMADTPPGAPLPSPPAPAAPSAGEAPRMPLRRLDRRRFLVLAGVVLFIAACAGFMVFTLGQSLGVEALLIGLVAAVLPVPVLVACFLWLDRYEPEPLKYLIFCFAWGAFVSTAASLTVNEFAAARFNDWGLPAALTGVLVAPFIEELTKALGPILLLVFRRREWSGITDGLVYCGLSAVGFAMVENILYLGGYGYAAGADRYGPATGTQQVIAIFIVRILLFGFAHPLFTSMTGVGLGVAARTADRRVRVLAPVAGLLLAMMLHGTWNLLPTLTQATGETVIMLYGFLGLMVPVFFGMVGLAVWLRAWEGRLTERTLPDYVRAGWLSPPEVAALSSLGRRHAARSWARRVAGDAGVRAMRGYQFAATRLALLRDGTLRGLDRKPADRERTAREERELLESITSYRSFFVGRDPQAPVGVWDGSRYHLRFPDGSQRPVAAPDEPVVPIPVLLAAPPPPVGYAPPGWYGVRPAAPAPWPPGQH, encoded by the coding sequence ATGCGACCAAACCAGCCGGCGGGGGATGGCTACGCTGACCGCATGGCCGACACCCCGCCCGGTGCACCCCTGCCGTCGCCGCCCGCGCCCGCAGCCCCGTCCGCCGGCGAGGCGCCCCGGATGCCGCTGCGCCGACTGGACCGGCGGCGGTTCCTGGTGCTGGCCGGGGTGGTGTTGTTCATCGCCGCCTGCGCGGGCTTCATGGTCTTCACGCTCGGCCAGTCGCTCGGCGTCGAGGCGTTGCTGATCGGGCTGGTCGCCGCCGTCCTGCCGGTGCCGGTGCTGGTCGCCTGCTTCCTCTGGCTGGACCGCTACGAGCCGGAGCCGTTGAAGTACCTGATCTTCTGCTTCGCCTGGGGGGCGTTCGTCTCCACGGCTGCCTCGCTCACCGTGAACGAGTTCGCCGCCGCCCGGTTCAATGACTGGGGACTGCCGGCCGCGCTCACCGGCGTGCTGGTGGCGCCGTTCATCGAGGAGCTGACCAAGGCCCTCGGCCCGATCCTGCTGCTGGTGTTCCGTCGCCGGGAGTGGTCCGGGATCACCGACGGCCTGGTCTACTGCGGGCTCTCCGCGGTCGGCTTCGCCATGGTGGAGAACATCCTCTACCTGGGCGGGTACGGCTACGCGGCCGGCGCCGACCGGTACGGCCCGGCGACCGGCACCCAGCAGGTCATCGCGATCTTCATCGTGCGGATCCTGCTGTTCGGCTTCGCCCATCCGCTTTTCACCTCGATGACCGGTGTGGGGCTGGGTGTCGCCGCCCGGACGGCCGACCGCCGGGTCCGGGTGCTCGCACCGGTCGCCGGCCTGCTGCTGGCCATGATGTTGCACGGCACCTGGAACCTGCTGCCCACGCTGACCCAGGCCACCGGCGAGACGGTGATCATGCTGTACGGCTTCCTGGGCCTCATGGTGCCGGTCTTCTTCGGCATGGTGGGGCTGGCGGTGTGGCTGCGTGCGTGGGAGGGGCGGCTCACCGAGCGGACGCTGCCGGACTACGTGCGCGCCGGCTGGCTGAGCCCGCCCGAGGTGGCCGCGTTGAGCAGCCTCGGTCGCCGGCACGCGGCCCGTAGCTGGGCGCGTCGGGTGGCCGGGGACGCCGGGGTGCGGGCGATGCGGGGGTACCAGTTCGCCGCCACCCGGTTGGCCCTGCTGCGCGACGGGACGCTGCGCGGCCTGGACCGCAAGCCGGCCGATCGGGAGCGGACGGCTCGTGAGGAGCGGGAGCTGCTGGAGTCGATCACCTCGTACCGGTCGTTCTTCGTGGGTCGGGACCCGCAGGCCCCGGTCGGGGTCTGGGACGGCAGCCGCTACCACCTGCGCTTCCCGGACGGTTCGCAGCGTCCGGTGGCCGCGCCGGACGAGCCGGTGGTGCCGATTCCGGTGCTGCTGGCCGCGCCGCCACCGCCGGTGGGGTACGCCCCGCCCGGCTGGTACGGCGTGCGGCCGGCGGCACCCGCGCCCTGGCCGCCCGGTCAACACTGA
- a CDS encoding DUF47 domain-containing protein, giving the protein MKFSFRPTEGAFYELFTRAAQNLVRGTALLNELALPGVDVQSVSERLTEVEHDSDQITHDLYKKINSTFITPFDREDIYRLGSLLDDVMDHLEAVGDLLYLYGLTELPALPRELHEMVNVLDQQAKLTADAMPRLKSMKDLEDYWIECNRLENEGDRINRQLLVRLFSGEYDALTVLKMKEVADELEAACDAFEHVANTVETIAVKES; this is encoded by the coding sequence GTGAAGTTTTCCTTCCGCCCCACCGAGGGCGCCTTCTACGAGCTCTTCACCAGGGCCGCGCAGAACCTGGTCCGGGGCACCGCGTTGCTGAACGAACTGGCCCTGCCCGGCGTCGATGTGCAGTCGGTCAGCGAGCGGTTGACCGAGGTCGAGCACGACAGCGACCAGATCACCCACGACCTTTACAAGAAGATCAACTCGACCTTCATCACGCCGTTCGACCGGGAGGACATCTACCGGCTCGGCTCGCTGCTGGACGACGTGATGGACCACCTGGAGGCGGTCGGCGACCTGCTCTACCTGTACGGGCTGACCGAGCTCCCGGCGCTTCCCCGCGAGCTGCACGAGATGGTGAACGTGCTCGACCAGCAGGCCAAGCTGACCGCCGACGCGATGCCGCGGCTGAAGTCGATGAAGGACCTCGAGGACTACTGGATCGAGTGCAACCGGCTGGAGAACGAGGGCGACCGGATCAACCGGCAGTTGCTCGTCCGTCTCTTCTCCGGCGAGTACGACGCGTTGACGGTGCTGAAGATGAAGGAGGTCGCCGACGAGCTGGAGGCCGCCTGCGACGCCTTCGAGCACGTGGCCAACACCGTCGAGACCATCGCCGTCAAGGAGTCCTGA
- the sigJ gene encoding RNA polymerase sigma factor SigJ, with translation MQDLATEFEAKRGRLLAVAQRMLGSRSEAEDAVQETWLRYAGALADPAARAEIRDLSAWLTTACARICLDVLRSARVRREAYHGEWLPEPVVSPVGATPPTDGYAPDPAERAVRTDQVGTALLVVLERLAPEQRVALVLHDVFAVPFARVADVLGTTEAAARQLASRARRAVTAPDLPRHTAEPAEQRRVLAAFIAATESGELDPLLRVLAPDVVLIGDSGGHFPAARRPVVGADKVGRFALGLFGRAGRYASRVLSRPVLVDGVLGLQLETVHADGRPIRLVTAFAVDQGRITAIYNQLNPEKLTDLPPLNDDDHWPPRW, from the coding sequence GTGCAGGACCTGGCGACGGAGTTCGAGGCCAAGCGGGGCCGGCTGCTCGCGGTGGCCCAGCGCATGCTGGGCAGCCGCAGCGAGGCCGAGGACGCGGTGCAGGAGACCTGGCTGCGCTACGCCGGCGCGCTCGCCGACCCGGCGGCCCGCGCCGAGATCCGCGACCTGTCCGCCTGGCTGACCACCGCCTGCGCCCGGATCTGCCTGGACGTGCTCCGCTCGGCCCGGGTCCGGCGTGAGGCGTACCACGGGGAGTGGCTGCCGGAGCCGGTGGTGAGCCCGGTCGGCGCCACCCCGCCCACCGACGGGTACGCCCCCGACCCGGCCGAGCGGGCGGTGCGCACCGACCAGGTCGGCACCGCGCTGCTGGTGGTGCTGGAGCGGCTCGCGCCGGAGCAACGGGTCGCCCTCGTGCTGCACGACGTGTTCGCGGTGCCGTTCGCCCGGGTCGCCGACGTGCTCGGCACCACCGAGGCCGCCGCCCGGCAGCTCGCCTCCCGGGCCCGGCGGGCGGTCACCGCGCCGGACCTGCCCCGACACACCGCCGAGCCGGCCGAACAGCGCCGGGTGCTGGCCGCGTTCATCGCCGCCACCGAGTCCGGTGAGCTGGATCCGCTGCTCCGGGTGCTCGCGCCGGATGTGGTCCTCATCGGCGACTCGGGCGGGCATTTCCCGGCCGCCCGCCGACCGGTGGTCGGCGCGGACAAGGTCGGGCGCTTCGCACTCGGCCTCTTCGGCCGGGCCGGCCGGTACGCCAGCCGGGTGCTGTCCCGGCCGGTGCTGGTCGACGGCGTGCTCGGCCTTCAACTGGAGACGGTGCACGCCGACGGCCGGCCGATCCGCCTGGTGACCGCGTTCGCCGTGGACCAGGGCCGGATCACCGCCATCTACAACCAGCTCAACCCGGAGAAGCTGACCGATCTGCCGCCACTGAACGACGACGACCACTGGCCGCCGCGCTGGTGA